The Lonchura striata isolate bLonStr1 chromosome Z, bLonStr1.mat, whole genome shotgun sequence genome window below encodes:
- the ARK2N gene encoding protein ARK2N isoform X2: MKMEAVGKAEELVDSEIPPKTSEKQETAPDEDRPIELETQSQKDSMSSAADSAVLSSMPCLLMELRRDSSESQLASTESDKPVGGRVYESDSSNHCMLSPSSSGHLADSDTLSSAEENESCQAEAAAEGDPSAVSGAAVGRKSRRSRSESETSTMAAKKNRQSSDKQNGRVTKVKGHRSQKHKERIRLLRQKREAAARKKYNLLQDSSTSDSDLTCDSSTSSSDDDEEVSGSSKTITAEIPAGFSRAGGSGGATREIPGLLDRGTVWDRNCIGNVLEEAMNCFAEMQRQTEEKFRMWIEKLTHLDTDEESKQQLEPREPKIQLDGQRIPPATQSGAFVQMPDSQVLPQQPFNSYVGYQNADATLEFPVTFNNNFPPVFPENGNIAEPDLNQS; this comes from the exons ATGAAGATGGAGGCAgtaggaaaagcagaagaacTTGTTGATTCAGAAATTCCACCAAAGACTTCTGAAAAGCAAGAGACTGCTCCTGATGAAGACAGGCCTATAGAACTTGAGACACAATCTCAGAAGGACAGCATGTCCAGTGCAGCAGACTCTGCGGTGCTCTCTTCTATGCCTTGCTTGCTGATGGAACTGAGGCGGGACTCCTCGGAGTCTCAGCTGGCATCTACAGAGAGCGACAAGCCAGTAGGTGGCCGAGTTTATGAGAGTGACTCTTCTAACCACTGCATGCTTTCCCCTTCCTCCAGTGGGCATTTAGCCGACTCAGACACACTGTCCTCCGCAGAGGAGAACGAGTCCTGCCAAGCTGAAGCCGCTGCAGAGGGAGACCCTTCTGCAGTGTCTGGGGCTGCGGTTGGGAGGAAATCCAGGAGATCCAGGTCTGAAAGTGAGACTTCAACAATGGCTGCCAAGAAAAACCGACAGTCTAGTGATAAGCAGAATGGCCGAGTTACCAAGGTGAAAGGTCACCGGAGCCAAAAGCACAAAGAGAGGATCCGGCTCCTGAGGCAGAAGCGGGAGGCGGCTGCTCGCAAGAAGTACAAcctgctgcaggacagcagTACCAGTGACAGTGACCTGACCTGTGACTCCAGCACGAGCTCATCAGACGACGACGAAGAGGTTTCAGGGAGCAGCAAGACAATCACTGCAGAGATACCAG CTGGCTTCAGTCGTGCTGGGGGATCTGGAGGAGCGACCAGGGAAATTCCAGGATTGCTTGACAGGGGCACCGTGTGGGATAGGAACTGCATAGGCAATGTCCTGGAAGAGGCCATGAACTGCTTTGCCGAGATGCAGAGGCAGACAGAGGAGAAATTCCGCATGTGGATAGAAAAGCTAACCCATCTTGACACGGATGAAGAAAGCAAGCAACAACTGGAGCCCAGGGAACCTAAAATCCAACTAGATGGCCAAAGAATCCCCCCTGCTACACAGTCAGGGGCTTTTGTGCAGATGCCTGATAGCCAAGTACTTCCTCAGCAGCCGTTTAATTCGTACGTGGGCTATCAAAATGCCGATGCCACGCTAGAGTTTCCAGTGACTTTTAATAACAATTTTCCACCTGTCTTTCCAGAGAATGGAAATATAGCAGAGCCTGATCTGAATCAATCAtaa